In Caproicibacterium amylolyticum, a genomic segment contains:
- a CDS encoding NUDIX domain-containing protein translates to MELTEKTLKQNFVHHGRILQMHVDKVQLEDGRTSTRECVDHPGGVSVAALTQQDEILLVRQFRYPYGEVVVETPAGKLDPGEDPLTACKREQKEETGTVADSYIPLSVMYPSPGYTNEKLYLYACRITEEGSQQLDDGEFLEVDRVPLAEAVALVERGEIHDAKTQVLILRAAQLVRDNLI, encoded by the coding sequence ATGGAACTGACCGAAAAGACGCTGAAACAGAATTTTGTACACCATGGGCGTATTCTGCAGATGCATGTGGATAAGGTACAGCTGGAGGATGGCCGGACCTCTACCCGCGAGTGTGTTGACCATCCGGGTGGTGTCAGTGTGGCGGCGCTGACCCAGCAGGACGAAATTTTGTTGGTGCGTCAGTTTCGTTATCCTTACGGTGAGGTGGTTGTAGAAACTCCCGCCGGTAAACTTGACCCCGGTGAGGACCCGTTGACCGCCTGCAAACGGGAGCAGAAAGAGGAAACCGGCACTGTGGCGGATTCGTATATTCCGCTGTCTGTCATGTACCCCTCCCCTGGTTACACGAATGAAAAGCTGTATCTGTACGCCTGCCGCATTACCGAAGAGGGCAGTCAGCAGCTGGATGACGGTGAGTTTCTGGAAGTGGACCGTGTGCCGCTGGCAGAAGCAGTTGCATTAGTCGAGCGCGGCGAAATCCACGACGCAAAAACGCAGGTGCTGATTCTGCGTGCGGCGCAGCTGGTGCGGGATAACCTAATTTAA
- the remB gene encoding extracellular matrix regulator RemB: protein MYLHLGQDTVIRSEDIMGIFDMETSTLSSSTRDYLAKSEKDGRVVNVSMEMPKSFVLCSTPYGREKVYITQISSTTLLKRTGFMEELRNVNIEKQEPMR, encoded by the coding sequence ATGTATCTGCATCTGGGTCAGGATACCGTGATAAGAAGCGAGGACATTATGGGTATCTTTGACATGGAGACCTCCACCCTTTCGTCTTCTACGCGGGACTACCTTGCCAAAAGCGAAAAGGATGGGCGTGTTGTGAATGTTTCCATGGAAATGCCCAAAAGTTTTGTACTTTGCAGCACGCCGTATGGCCGGGAAAAAGTTTATATTACCCAAATCAGTTCCACTACCCTGCTGAAACGAACCGGGTTTATGGAAGAACTGCGAAATGTAAACATTGAAAAACAGGAGCCGATGAGATGA
- the dnaN gene encoding DNA polymerase III subunit beta, which produces MKITCDRQQLLDAVLNVQRAVSSKSSIPALQGILLKAKQNSIYLCGYDAEMLGMTTEIEASVLQTGTVVLSAKLFGDIIRRLPDERVHLETDDKNMTTIQSGQSNFSIVGIPAEEYPELPKISGERGIQIPNSVLKDMIHQTIFAVAESDAKPIHTGTLFEIGDGKIRLVSVDGYRLALREERVNSEENGLSFVVPGKALQEVSKLLPENDENCAIQVGSRHILFTVGSYTVIARLLEGEFLDYRSAIPQNSSSTVTIKTSDFIDSVERVSLLITDRLKSPIRCIFEEDTIRLSSYTPIGRASDQFPAKLEGNSVEMGFNNHYLLDALRNAEGDQVKVELNGPLSPMKVLPMEGNSFLFLVLPVRLKSEDAG; this is translated from the coding sequence ATGAAAATAACCTGTGACCGCCAGCAGCTTCTGGATGCTGTATTAAATGTGCAGCGAGCTGTATCTTCTAAGAGTTCCATTCCTGCATTGCAAGGAATTCTATTAAAGGCAAAGCAAAACAGCATCTATCTCTGTGGCTATGATGCGGAAATGCTGGGTATGACAACCGAAATCGAGGCAAGTGTTCTGCAAACCGGTACGGTTGTGCTTTCTGCAAAGCTTTTTGGTGACATTATTCGCCGTTTGCCGGACGAGCGTGTTCACTTGGAAACGGATGACAAAAACATGACCACCATTCAAAGCGGACAGAGTAACTTTTCGATTGTAGGCATTCCGGCGGAAGAATACCCAGAACTTCCGAAAATTTCCGGAGAACGTGGAATCCAGATTCCAAACAGTGTTTTGAAGGATATGATTCATCAGACCATTTTTGCAGTTGCGGAAAGTGACGCAAAACCGATCCATACCGGAACACTGTTTGAGATTGGTGATGGAAAGATTCGTTTGGTCAGCGTAGACGGCTACCGTCTTGCTCTGCGTGAAGAACGTGTGAACAGTGAAGAAAACGGACTCTCTTTTGTAGTGCCCGGAAAAGCACTGCAGGAAGTCAGCAAACTGCTGCCGGAAAATGATGAAAACTGCGCCATTCAGGTAGGCAGCCGGCATATTCTGTTCACAGTTGGGAGTTATACTGTAATTGCACGGCTATTGGAGGGTGAATTTCTGGATTACCGCTCCGCAATTCCGCAGAACAGCAGCAGCACGGTTACCATAAAGACCAGTGATTTTATTGACAGCGTAGAGCGCGTTTCCCTGCTGATTACTGACCGGCTGAAAAGCCCAATCCGCTGCATTTTTGAAGAGGATACCATTCGTCTTTCCAGCTACACACCGATTGGCCGCGCAAGCGACCAGTTTCCGGCTAAGCTGGAGGGAAATTCGGTAGAAATGGGCTTTAATAATCATTATTTGCTGGACGCGCTGCGCAATGCGGAGGGTGATCAAGTGAAAGTGGAACTGAACGGTCCGCTTTCTCCAATGAAAGTGTTGCCGATGGAAGGAAACAGCTTCTTGTTTCTGGTGCTTCCGGTGCGCTTAAAGTCCGAGGACGCAGGATAA
- the dnaA gene encoding chromosomal replication initiator protein DnaA, with protein sequence MDSFTEAWGLVCEYCKSKITEVAYTTWISRIEPVSLDFTSGTAVLKVPNDFHRKTIMHYYLDTIQEAFLQIFGTSDIKIDLRTDDELTPQKPVEDKPSAEDYEYTFDTFIVGPSNKFAHAASMAVATKPAELYNPLFIYGNSGLGKTHLLYAICNEIKKNSPDMDIVYIKGDEFTNELISAIQKGTTAEFHNRYRNADVLLVDDIQFIAGKDSTQEEFFHTFNTLYEAKKQIVLTSDRPPKDIATLEERLLTRFEWGLTADVQPPDFETRIAIIKRKAELLGIQLDENVTEYMANRLKNNIRQLEGAVKKMKAYHLLNGYPLNINTAQAAISDIINNDQPVPVTIEKIIEEVSRTYGTSPEDIRSSKRSANISNARQVAMYVVREITQMPMTGIGSEFGGRDHSTVVYAIQQVEKNIKKNPKMRATVEDIIKNIRDR encoded by the coding sequence ATGGATTCCTTCACAGAGGCCTGGGGGCTGGTCTGCGAATACTGCAAAAGCAAAATCACAGAAGTAGCCTATACCACCTGGATTTCCCGCATAGAACCTGTCAGTTTAGATTTTACCAGCGGAACCGCAGTGCTGAAAGTCCCCAACGACTTTCACCGCAAAACGATTATGCACTACTACCTGGACACGATTCAGGAAGCATTCCTGCAGATTTTCGGTACATCAGACATCAAAATCGACCTGCGCACAGACGATGAACTAACCCCGCAGAAACCGGTAGAGGACAAACCAAGTGCCGAGGACTACGAGTATACCTTTGACACCTTCATCGTCGGCCCCAGCAACAAGTTTGCCCACGCCGCCAGCATGGCCGTCGCCACCAAACCGGCCGAGCTTTACAACCCGCTGTTCATCTACGGCAACTCCGGCCTTGGCAAAACGCACCTGCTGTACGCTATCTGCAACGAAATCAAAAAGAATTCGCCGGACATGGACATCGTCTACATTAAAGGCGATGAATTCACCAACGAACTGATTAGTGCTATTCAGAAAGGTACCACGGCTGAATTTCACAACCGCTACCGCAATGCAGACGTACTGCTGGTCGATGATATTCAGTTCATCGCCGGCAAGGATTCCACACAGGAAGAATTCTTCCATACGTTCAATACCTTATATGAGGCGAAAAAACAGATTGTCCTGACCAGTGACCGCCCACCAAAGGATATTGCTACACTGGAGGAACGTCTGCTCACCCGTTTTGAGTGGGGTCTGACCGCGGATGTGCAGCCGCCGGACTTTGAAACCCGTATTGCCATCATTAAACGAAAAGCAGAGCTTCTGGGCATTCAGCTGGACGAAAACGTCACCGAGTATATGGCAAACCGCCTGAAGAACAATATTCGTCAGTTGGAAGGCGCCGTAAAAAAGATGAAAGCCTACCATCTGCTCAACGGCTATCCCCTGAACATCAACACTGCACAGGCGGCCATCAGCGACATTATTAATAATGACCAGCCTGTTCCTGTTACGATTGAAAAAATCATTGAAGAAGTCAGCCGCACTTACGGTACCTCCCCGGAAGATATCCGCTCCTCCAAACGCAGTGCAAATATCAGCAATGCGCGGCAGGTAGCCATGTATGTTGTAAGGGAAATTACGCAAATGCCCATGACCGGCATTGGCTCAGAATTCGGCGGACGTGATCACTCCACCGTTGTTTATGCCATTCAGCAGGTCGAAAAGAATATTAAAAAGAACCCGAAGATGCGCGCAACCGTTGAGGATATCATCAAGAACATTCGAGACCGGTGA
- the recF gene encoding DNA replication/repair protein RecF (All proteins in this family for which functions are known are DNA-binding proteins that assist the filamentation of RecA onto DNA for the initiation of recombination or recombinational repair.), with product MKILSLTCRSYRNLGEVRFEPRSGVNVIWGENAQGKTNLLEAMWLFTGGHSFRGAKDSELVQHEAAGTQLELGFYSEEREQSASLTIEGGRRHAQLNGIDLRSSNGLVGHFCAVIFSPEHISLVREGPANRRNFLDAALCQLKPGYVRLLNRYQHTLLQRNALLKDIPRHRELADTLPIWDARIVQDGTQIAAHRKQYLTRLSTAAAAVYNGLSHGKEQLGLVYLSTADDLAGALREGRERDIRQGFTGVGPHRDDMEILLDGSSARSYGSQGQKRSIVLALKLAEAAMLEETTGEKPVVLLDDVLSELDSSRQDYLLNHLSDCQVFITCCEPEQAQSLRGGGLYRVENGCVCPARPNPA from the coding sequence GTGAAAATCCTGTCGCTTACCTGCCGCAGTTACCGAAATTTAGGGGAAGTCCGTTTTGAGCCGCGGTCTGGTGTGAATGTGATCTGGGGCGAAAATGCGCAGGGGAAAACGAATTTGCTGGAAGCAATGTGGCTGTTTACCGGCGGACACAGCTTCCGCGGAGCCAAAGACAGCGAACTGGTGCAGCATGAGGCCGCCGGTACGCAGCTGGAACTTGGCTTTTACAGTGAGGAACGGGAGCAAAGTGCTTCTTTGACCATTGAGGGAGGGCGGCGTCACGCGCAGCTCAACGGGATTGACCTGCGTTCTTCCAATGGTTTGGTCGGGCACTTCTGCGCGGTCATTTTTTCGCCGGAGCACATCTCACTTGTGCGGGAAGGCCCGGCAAACCGCCGCAACTTTTTGGATGCGGCGCTGTGCCAGCTGAAGCCCGGCTATGTTCGTCTGCTGAACCGCTATCAGCATACGCTTTTACAGCGCAACGCTCTGCTTAAAGATATTCCCCGCCACCGTGAGCTTGCGGACACGCTTCCTATTTGGGACGCACGGATTGTGCAGGATGGCACACAAATTGCTGCTCACCGGAAACAGTATCTGACACGGCTTTCCACCGCAGCGGCGGCGGTGTACAATGGCCTCAGCCACGGAAAAGAGCAGCTTGGTCTTGTCTACCTCAGCACTGCAGATGATCTTGCAGGTGCTTTGCGGGAGGGGCGCGAGCGTGATATACGACAGGGCTTTACTGGCGTCGGCCCGCACCGTGATGATATGGAAATTTTGTTGGACGGCAGTTCTGCACGCTCCTATGGCTCACAGGGACAGAAGCGCAGCATCGTGCTTGCACTTAAACTTGCCGAGGCTGCCATGCTGGAGGAAACCACCGGTGAAAAGCCGGTGGTCCTGCTGGATGATGTACTCAGTGAGCTGGACAGCAGCCGTCAGGATTACCTGCTGAACCATTTATCTGACTGTCAGGTGTTCATCACCTGCTGTGAACCGGAGCAAGCGCAAAGTCTGCGCGGCGGCGGATTATATCGTGTAGAAAACGGGTGTGTCTGTCCGGCACGCCCAAATCCGGCTTAA
- a CDS encoding lysozyme inhibitor LprI family protein, producing MFNPKKASALFLSACLLLATAGCGNKQSTAAVSSAASQVSSAVESTASDVSAAASSAVDSSSNEAASTAEKTVSKSGAITAVPESGAVSSSPSSDPAFNKKWSANPLDKAFKTASDEADTNKKILQLYSDYADKWQNEVASAYERLMTVSGNDAALKNEQTEWVNGKADALQKLKESVASDGTGAALAVANKTMQFYRSRAQQLYFELYKYDPNFSFTDK from the coding sequence ATGTTTAATCCTAAAAAAGCATCTGCCCTTTTTCTGAGTGCATGTCTGCTGCTTGCCACGGCTGGTTGTGGAAACAAACAGAGCACCGCTGCAGTTTCTTCTGCAGCTTCGCAGGTTAGCAGTGCTGTGGAAAGTACAGCTTCGGACGTGTCCGCAGCGGCTTCAAGCGCGGTGGATTCTTCTTCCAATGAAGCTGCTTCCACTGCGGAAAAAACGGTTTCTAAGAGCGGCGCTATCACAGCTGTACCGGAAAGCGGTGCTGTGTCTTCTTCCCCGAGCAGCGATCCCGCATTTAATAAAAAATGGAGCGCCAATCCCCTTGACAAAGCTTTCAAAACCGCCAGTGACGAAGCAGACACCAACAAGAAAATTCTGCAACTTTACAGCGATTACGCGGATAAGTGGCAGAATGAGGTTGCTTCTGCTTATGAGCGCCTGATGACGGTAAGCGGAAATGATGCCGCGCTCAAGAATGAGCAGACAGAGTGGGTAAATGGCAAGGCAGATGCTTTGCAGAAACTCAAGGAATCTGTTGCTTCCGATGGTACAGGTGCTGCATTGGCAGTTGCCAATAAGACGATGCAGTTTTATCGCAGCCGTGCGCAGCAGCTGTACTTTGAGTTGTACAAATATGACCCCAATTTTTCATTTACAGATAAATGA
- the gyrB gene encoding DNA topoisomerase (ATP-hydrolyzing) subunit B encodes MDINQVTQANEEYDADQIQVLEGLEAVRKRPGMYIGSTGERGLHHLVYEIVDNAVDEALAGFCNQIDVKIEPGDIINVTDNGRGIPVGVEHKTGLPAVTVVYTVLHAGGKFGGGGYKVSSGLHGVGASVVNALSEWLEVKVVHEGKVYFQRFERGKVVNELKIIEDAQPGQTGTNVRFQADPEIFRDTTVYKYDILQKRLREQAFLNAGINIVLADERDPENIVTNRYCYEGGISSFVEFINKEKEPVHPDIIHFSALAEDGNSNAEIAMQYTDSYNEMLLSFANDVHTTDGGTHVEGFKRALTRVMNSYAHQHNILKDSDENLSGEDVREGLTVIISVKIKDAQFESQTKAKLGNTEVGTLVNSVVGDKLSTYLEEHPAVAKAIFEKALAASRARAAARKARDLVRRKSVLENASLPGKLADCQSRDPDETEIYIVEGDSAGGSAKMGRDRKFQAILPLWGKMLNVEKARLDKVYGNEKLMPVVTALGTGIGEEFDISKLRYGRIIIMADADVDGSHIRILLLTFFYRFMQQLVEEGHIYLAQPPLYRLTKNQQHYYAYSDEEREKLMTELGQTDMQRYKGLGEMDPEQLWETTMNPETRIMRRVTVEDAAAADSAFTVLMGDKVEPRRQYIEENAKYAENLDV; translated from the coding sequence TTGGATATCAATCAGGTAACACAGGCAAATGAAGAATATGATGCAGACCAGATTCAGGTCCTTGAGGGTCTGGAGGCAGTGCGCAAGCGCCCCGGCATGTACATTGGCTCCACCGGTGAACGCGGTTTGCACCATCTGGTGTACGAAATCGTTGACAATGCTGTGGATGAGGCACTGGCGGGTTTCTGCAACCAGATCGATGTAAAAATCGAGCCGGGAGACATCATCAATGTAACGGACAATGGCCGCGGTATTCCGGTTGGTGTGGAACACAAAACCGGTCTTCCTGCTGTCACAGTTGTTTATACCGTTCTGCATGCCGGCGGCAAGTTCGGCGGCGGCGGATACAAAGTTTCCAGCGGCCTGCACGGTGTGGGTGCTTCTGTTGTAAATGCCCTTTCCGAGTGGCTGGAAGTCAAGGTCGTGCACGAGGGCAAGGTCTATTTTCAGCGCTTTGAGCGCGGCAAGGTAGTAAATGAACTGAAAATTATTGAGGACGCACAGCCCGGACAGACCGGCACGAATGTGCGTTTTCAGGCTGACCCTGAGATTTTCCGGGATACTACTGTCTATAAATATGACATTCTGCAGAAACGTCTGCGGGAGCAGGCTTTCCTGAATGCCGGCATCAATATTGTCCTGGCGGATGAGCGTGACCCGGAAAATATTGTCACCAACCGCTACTGCTACGAGGGCGGCATCTCCAGCTTTGTTGAGTTCATCAACAAGGAAAAAGAGCCGGTACATCCCGATATCATTCATTTTTCCGCTTTGGCTGAGGATGGAAATTCCAACGCAGAAATTGCGATGCAGTACACAGATTCCTACAACGAAATGCTGCTCTCTTTTGCTAATGACGTTCATACCACAGATGGTGGTACGCACGTTGAGGGCTTTAAGCGTGCACTGACACGTGTGATGAACAGCTACGCCCACCAGCACAATATTTTGAAAGACAGCGATGAAAATCTGAGCGGCGAAGATGTACGTGAGGGTTTGACGGTCATTATCAGCGTTAAAATCAAGGATGCACAGTTTGAGAGCCAGACGAAGGCAAAACTGGGTAATACAGAAGTCGGTACACTGGTCAATTCTGTAGTTGGCGACAAGCTTTCTACTTATCTCGAGGAACATCCGGCGGTTGCAAAGGCAATTTTTGAAAAAGCACTGGCTGCTTCTCGCGCTCGTGCTGCTGCCCGCAAGGCACGCGACCTTGTGCGCCGCAAGTCTGTATTGGAAAATGCGAGCCTGCCGGGCAAGCTCGCAGACTGCCAGAGCCGCGACCCCGATGAAACCGAAATTTACATCGTGGAAGGTGACTCCGCAGGAGGTTCCGCAAAGATGGGCCGTGACCGGAAGTTTCAGGCCATCCTCCCCCTGTGGGGCAAAATGCTCAACGTGGAAAAAGCACGTTTGGATAAAGTGTACGGCAATGAAAAGCTGATGCCGGTCGTTACTGCACTGGGTACGGGCATCGGTGAAGAATTCGATATTTCAAAATTGCGCTACGGCCGCATTATTATCATGGCGGATGCTGATGTTGACGGCTCCCACATCCGCATTTTGCTGCTGACCTTTTTCTATCGTTTTATGCAGCAGCTGGTGGAGGAAGGTCACATTTACCTTGCACAGCCGCCGCTGTACCGCCTGACAAAAAACCAGCAGCACTACTACGCCTATTCGGATGAAGAACGTGAAAAACTCATGACAGAGCTTGGACAGACCGATATGCAGCGCTACAAAGGTCTGGGTGAAATGGACCCGGAGCAGCTTTGGGAAACGACCATGAATCCGGAAACGCGTATCATGCGCCGTGTTACCGTTGAGGATGCCGCAGCTGCGGATTCCGCCTTTACGGTGCTGATGGGCGACAAAGTTGAGCCGCGCCGGCAGTACATTGAGGAAAACGCAAAGTATGCCGAAAATTTGGACGTCTAA
- the gyrA gene encoding DNA gyrase subunit A: MDEIQNENNGKIIDVDLEEEVQKSFMAYSMSVIVQRALPDVRDGLKPVHRRILYAMYEDGITPDKPYKKCATTVGDVLGRYHPHGDASVYDALVRLAQDFSMRYMLVDGHGNFGSVDGDPPAAYRYTESRMSKLAVEMLQDIDKQTVDFGPNFDDSRKEPKVLPSHFPNLLVNGSTGIAVGMATNIPPHNLGEVVDGVCALIDNPDIDMDGLMQYIKGPDFPTAGIIMGRAGIRAAYATGKGRITVRARAEIVEEKNGRFSIVVTELPYQVNKARLIENIADLVKDKRIEGISNIEDHSDRNGMHILISVKRDASPQIVLNQLYTYTQLQTTFSVNMLAIVGAHDTYSGEPKLLNLKQILEYYVDFQKDVITRRTKFDLEKALARAHILEGLKIAVDNIDEIISIIRSSKDRATARARMTERFGLDDIQTQAIVQMPLGALTGLERKKLEDELAAIEAKVTDLRDILAHEERVLAIIKEDSMNVKKKFQDERRTEIAAISGEVDIEDLIPKEECVLTLTNFGYVKRLAADTYHTQNRGGRGISAMTRREEDCTSEMFICGSHDYVLFFTNFGRVYRLKCYEVPEGSRTSKGINIANLLPIAQGEKVTSMIRVPEFDEESYLCMVTRNGIIKRTVLSAYNTARKGGVIALDLDDGDELCWVRLTSGDDELLVATHLGMAIRFNENDVRPMGRVARGVKAITLKESDYVVGMSILREGGRVLTVSETGYGRLSPIEDYRIQNRGGKGLLNYHVDKYGCVAAIKVVDLTDDIILISEGGILIRISADSIRICARPSKGVKVMRLTGADKVITLARTEHEEEETTEELPENDGDPDEGAEETADTTEDNEDV; this comes from the coding sequence ATGGATGAAATTCAAAACGAAAACAACGGAAAAATCATTGATGTAGACCTTGAGGAAGAAGTACAGAAATCTTTCATGGCCTACTCCATGTCTGTTATTGTACAGCGTGCTCTGCCGGATGTGCGCGATGGCTTAAAGCCGGTGCACCGCCGCATTTTGTACGCAATGTATGAGGATGGCATTACACCGGACAAACCGTACAAAAAGTGCGCAACTACCGTCGGCGATGTGCTCGGCCGGTACCATCCGCATGGCGATGCTTCGGTTTATGATGCGCTGGTTCGTCTGGCACAGGACTTTTCCATGCGCTATATGTTGGTTGACGGCCACGGCAACTTCGGTTCTGTGGACGGCGACCCGCCGGCTGCTTATCGTTACACAGAGTCCCGCATGAGTAAGCTCGCAGTTGAAATGCTGCAGGATATCGACAAGCAGACAGTGGATTTCGGCCCGAATTTTGACGACAGCCGCAAAGAACCCAAAGTGCTTCCCAGCCATTTTCCCAACCTTTTGGTAAATGGTTCCACCGGTATTGCAGTCGGTATGGCGACGAACATTCCGCCTCATAACCTTGGTGAAGTTGTGGATGGTGTCTGTGCGCTGATTGACAATCCGGATATCGATATGGATGGCCTGATGCAGTACATCAAAGGTCCGGATTTCCCGACCGCAGGCATTATTATGGGCCGGGCGGGCATCCGCGCCGCTTACGCGACCGGCAAAGGCCGCATTACCGTGCGTGCCCGCGCAGAGATTGTTGAGGAAAAGAACGGCCGCTTCAGCATTGTCGTTACCGAGTTGCCGTATCAGGTTAACAAAGCACGTTTGATTGAAAATATTGCCGATTTGGTAAAGGATAAGCGCATTGAAGGTATCTCCAATATTGAAGATCACTCCGACCGCAACGGCATGCATATCCTGATTTCCGTAAAGCGTGACGCTTCCCCACAGATCGTGCTGAATCAGCTCTACACATATACCCAGCTGCAGACAACGTTCAGTGTCAACATGCTTGCCATTGTTGGCGCACACGACACTTACAGCGGTGAACCGAAACTGCTGAATTTGAAGCAGATTCTGGAGTACTACGTTGATTTCCAGAAAGATGTCATTACCCGGCGCACCAAGTTTGACCTTGAAAAGGCGTTGGCACGCGCACACATTCTGGAAGGCTTGAAAATTGCCGTCGATAACATCGATGAGATCATTTCGATTATTCGTTCCAGTAAGGACCGCGCAACGGCGCGTGCCCGCATGACCGAGCGCTTTGGTCTGGATGATATCCAGACGCAGGCAATCGTGCAGATGCCGCTGGGCGCTCTGACTGGTTTGGAACGTAAAAAGTTGGAAGATGAGCTGGCAGCGATAGAAGCCAAGGTGACCGACCTGCGCGACATTCTGGCGCATGAGGAACGTGTGCTGGCTATCATCAAGGAAGATTCGATGAATGTCAAAAAGAAATTCCAAGATGAACGGCGTACGGAAATCGCCGCAATCTCCGGCGAAGTAGATATTGAAGATCTCATTCCCAAAGAGGAATGCGTGCTGACCCTTACAAACTTCGGCTATGTGAAGCGTCTGGCTGCCGATACCTACCACACCCAGAACCGCGGCGGCCGCGGCATCAGCGCCATGACCCGCCGCGAGGAGGACTGCACCAGCGAAATGTTCATCTGCGGCAGCCACGATTACGTGCTGTTCTTTACGAACTTTGGCCGTGTGTATCGTTTGAAGTGTTATGAAGTGCCGGAGGGCAGCCGTACCAGCAAGGGCATCAACATTGCAAATCTCCTGCCGATTGCACAGGGTGAAAAGGTTACTTCCATGATTCGTGTGCCGGAGTTTGATGAAGAAAGCTACCTGTGCATGGTTACCCGTAACGGTATCATTAAGCGTACCGTGCTTTCTGCGTATAACACTGCCCGCAAAGGCGGCGTTATCGCTCTGGATTTGGATGACGGCGATGAGCTGTGCTGGGTACGTTTGACCAGCGGTGATGATGAACTGCTGGTTGCAACACATCTCGGCATGGCAATCCGCTTTAACGAAAATGACGTGCGGCCTATGGGTCGTGTGGCGCGCGGCGTAAAGGCAATTACGCTAAAAGAAAGCGACTATGTTGTCGGTATGAGCATCCTGCGTGAGGGTGGCCGTGTGCTGACCGTCAGTGAAACCGGCTACGGCCGTCTTTCTCCAATAGAGGATTACCGCATTCAGAACCGCGGCGGCAAGGGTCTGCTGAACTATCATGTGGACAAGTACGGCTGTGTGGCGGCGATTAAAGTTGTTGACCTGACGGATGATATCATTTTGATTTCTGAGGGCGGCATTCTGATTCGTATTTCCGCGGATTCCATTCGCATCTGTGCCCGCCCGAGCAAAGGTGTTAAAGTTATGCGCCTGACCGGAGCGGATAAAGTCATTACTCTTGCTCGTACAGAACATGAAGAGGAAGAAACAACGGAGGAACTGCCGGAAAATGACGGCGACCCGGACGAGGGTGCTGAGGAAACGGCAGACACAACGGAGGACAACGAGGATGTTTAA
- a CDS encoding RNA-binding S4 domain-containing protein: protein MKREIITIDTEFIRLDALLKLAGAVDTGGRAKFVVQGGEVKVNDEVCTMRGKKLRPGDTVEYAGRAFEVAG, encoded by the coding sequence ATGAAAAGGGAAATCATAACCATAGACACAGAATTCATTCGCCTGGATGCTCTGCTGAAGTTGGCCGGAGCTGTGGATACCGGCGGCCGTGCCAAATTTGTAGTGCAGGGCGGCGAGGTCAAGGTAAATGATGAGGTGTGTACAATGCGCGGCAAGAAGCTGCGTCCCGGTGACACGGTGGAGTATGCCGGCCGTGCGTTTGAGGTGGCAGGGTGA